In one Hypomesus transpacificus isolate Combined female chromosome 18, fHypTra1, whole genome shotgun sequence genomic region, the following are encoded:
- the lima1a gene encoding LIM domain and actin-binding protein 1a: protein MAVAPFSRKQWASQSLRVTAKEMSIVGSRGKNNAIAERFSRYKMAAEEGSTERKRTAVETQTLRWGNLSVLKKQWEQPAALACTPTPHTQPQAQVQSQAPQPHPAQPEPQVPSPGQPHPGSEPQPDMEGGPQTDTHSPVSEKPSVPLTSLKMMFEKGANKVTRETGRSGGNPGITDNMDHLLGDRADAGLLESTTLRDRMALYQAAVSKQEVMSTSISSDQLDSDLRGKQKENVPPGPDSEPNSRKGSTSDSNAGSGTGTSVSSTQREPAQAKIPRGFRLPVQESCVSCLKTVYPLERLVANTQVYHTTCFRCSHCNTKLSLGNYASLHSHVYCKPHFCQLFKAKGNYDEGFGLRPHKELWETRGEAGEGPAPAKSPTKSPTSLEQLTSPTVEESPIAKVNILTASLETLGQGSAEKAERPAETRRLKITWPPRSEAEEGAPGTSPGSEGEASKPARAKWPPEEESPSWNETPETNQVTRLCRSASLKERSMPFSLASTNSNPTPSPKRTSPPCDWPSMDDRQASPEPQSMELQPSSQSPDGATPTNDSSLDIQSGSEEEGGDPRLEEEDQEALGGEPEQEPEGEGEEMEGEEEEMEGAEEEEEEGEEEELSSLEHQASSLSPEPAGETVTVLSQDVGFWDGEEAREKEREEVSVEDMIKRNRYYDEED from the exons ATGGCCGTAGCTCCGTTCAGCCGTAAGCAGTGGGCGTCTCAGTCCCTCAGGGTCACAGCCAAGGAGATGTCCATAGTTGGCTCCAGAGGCAAGAACAACGCCATTGCAGAGCGCTTCTCCAG gtacaagatggccgccgaggaggggagcacagagaggaagagaacc GCTGTGGAGACCCAGACGCTACGTTGGGGGAATCTGAGTGTGCTGAAGAAACAGTGGGAGCAGCCTGCAGCCCTGGCCTGTACCCCGACTCCCCACACTCAGCCCCAAGCTCAGGTCCAGTCCCAGGCCCCACAGCCCCATCCAGCTCAGCCAGAGCCCCAGGTCCCCAGCCCAGGCCAGCCCCACCCCGGCAGTGAGCCCCAGCCTGACATGGAGGGAGGgccgcagacagacacacactcaccagtgtCGGAGAAGCCCAGCGTTCCCCTCACCAGCCTCAAGATGATGTTTGAGAAGGGAGCCAACAAA GTGACCCGAGAGAccgggaggagtggagggaaccCAGGCATCACTGACAACATGGATCATTTACTGGGAGACAGAG cGGACGCAGGGCTGCTGGAGAGCACAACCTTAAGAGACAGGATGGCTCTGTACCAGGCGGCTGtgtccaaacaggaagtgatgtccaCCTCCATCAGT AGTGACCAGCTGGACTCGGATCTGCGAGGCAAACAGAAGGAGAACGTTCCTCCTGGTCCAGACTCTGAGCCCAACAGCAGGAAAGGTTCCACCTCAGACAGCAACG CTGGTTCTGGTACTGGGACGTCAGTGTCCTCCACCCAGAGAGAACCTGCTCAGGCCAAGATCCCCAGG GGCTTCCGCCTGCCTGTTCAGGAGAGCTGTGTGTCGTGTCTGAAGACGGTGTACCCACTGGAGCGCCTGGTGGCCAACACACAGGTGTACCACACCACCTGTTTCCGCTGCTCCCACTGCAACACCAAGCTCAG CTTGGGGAACTACGCCTCTCTGCATAGCCATGTCTATTGCAAGCCCCATTTTTGTCAGCTGTTCAAGGCCAAGGGCAACTACGATGAAGGTTTCGGTCTGCGACCTCACAAGGAGCTGTGGGAGACGAGAGgcgaggctggggagggtccaGCCCCGGCCAAGTCCCCAACCAAGTCCCCGACCTCCTTAGAGCAGCTGACCAGCCCCACCGTCGAGGAGTCTCCCATAGCCAAGGTCAATATCCTGACAGCCAGCCTGGAGACCCTGGGCCAGGGCTCAGCAGAGAAGGCAGAGCGACCCGCGGAGACCCGCCGGCTGAAGATCACCTGGCCCCCACGCTCTGAGGCTGAGGAAGGGGCCCCGGGGACCAGCCCTGGCAGTGAAGGAGAGGCTTCCAAGCCCGCCCGTGCCAAGTGGCCCCCAGAGGAAGAGTCCCCTTCCTGGAACGAGACCCCTGAAACCAACCAGGTCACCCGGCTGTGTAGAAGCGCCTCCCTCAAAGAGCGCAGCATGCCCTTCTCATTGGCCAGTACTAACAGTAACCCCACCCCTTCACCCAAACGGACCAGCCCTCCCTGCGATTGGCCGTCTATGGATGACAGACAGGCCAGCCCGGAACCCCAAAGCATGGAGCTGCAGCCGAGCAGCCAATCACCCGACGGGGCGACGCCCACCAACGACAGTTCGCTGGACATCCAGAGTGGCTCCGAGGAGGAGGGCGGTGACCCtcgtctggaggaggaggaccaggaggctCTGGGAGGAGAGCCGGAACAGGAGCCGGaaggcgagggggaggagatggagggtgaggaggaggagatggagggagcagaggaggaagaggaggagggagaagaggaggagttgtCATCTCTGGAACACCAGGCCAGCTCCTTGTCTCCGGAGCCGGCTGGAGAGACCGTCACGGTCTTGTCCCAGGATGTGGGCTTCTGGGATGgcgaggaggccagggagaagGAGCGAGAGGAGGTGTCCGTGGAGGACATGATCAAGAGGAACCGCTACTATGACGAAGAGGACTGA